The DNA region CGGCGGGTACGCCAACCTGGCCGCCCTGGAGCGGGCCCGCGACGCCGGCACGTCGGCCTGGCAGTTCGTCGGTGACCGGTTACGCCGGCTGCTGTATCCGGCGGCCGCGTGGGCGGCGGTCTGGCTGGCCTTCGAGGGTGTTGCGGCGGCGCTGCCCGGCGAGCACCGCTGGATCTGGGAGTGGTTTCCCGGCTACCTGGTGCCGCTGTGGTTCCTCGGCGTCTACGCAGCGATGATCGCGTTGGTGCCGCTGACCTCGGCGTTGCACGCCCGCGCGGGGGCGGCCACGCTGGCCGCGCTGGTGGTGCTGATGGCCGCGGGCACCGTGCTCGAGCGTCGCGTCGACACCACCTGGGCGGCGTGGACGACGGCGGCCGTGGTGTGGATCTTCTGTCACCAACTGGGCTACGCGTGGCGGGGCTGGAAACTGGGCCGGCGCCCGTTGGTCGTTCGGATCGCCATCGCGGTAGCGGGCTTGGCCGCACTGACGGCGATCACGTCGCTGGCGGACTATCCGCGATCGATGGTGGCCACCGTCGGCGCACCGGAGTCGAACATCTTCCCGACCACGGCCGCCATCGCGGCGCTGGCACTGTTCCAGTTGGGACTGCTGGCGGTGCTGACGCCGCCCGCGCAGCGGGTGCTGCAGCGGCCGGCCTGGTGGCGGCCGGTGGTGGCGGTCAACGCGGTCGCGATGACCGTGTTCGTCTGGCACATGTCCGCCTATCTGGTGGTGGTGTGGATCTATGAGGCCACGGGGGCGACGTTGCCGGCCGAACCTGACACCCAGTGGTGGAGTCAACGCTGGCTGTGGCTGCTGGCCCCGGCGGCGGTGCTGGCGGTGCTGACCGCAGTGTTCGCCCGCGTCGAGATCGCGTCCCGGGGTCGCCGGTCCTGACACGTCTCGCGAGGGTGCGTGTGGAGTGCCATGTCGCGCTTGCGGACGCGCTGAGCGCACTGTCGGCGCGCAGATCACAGCAGGGTCCGAGCGGCAGTGCCACGAAGACGCCGAGCACCCAAGCCACCGCGTACACCTTGCGCTCGCCGGCCAGTGCCCCCAGCCAGGTGGCGCCGCGCAACGGCAGCGTCCGTAGCACGGGTATGCCGAAGATGAGCGTGGTCGCGAACAGGTTGAACAGCAGGTGCACGAACGCTGCCTGCAGCGCATCTGTGCCGCCTTGCCGACCGTGAGTACCCCGCTGCCGGTAAATGCAGCACGAAGTCTTGTCGACCTATCGGTGTCCGGGGCCACCAGATCCACAGCCTTGCCCGGAAGTCAGAGCGCCACCGATTCTCCGACCGGTGAGATGCGCACCAGCGCGCCCGGCCCGTACACCAGTTGGTAGATGTTGCCGTCGGGACCCTCGCGCAACACCACCGTCGCCCCCGCCTGCAGGTCGAAGTTCTTCGGGTCACCGCACTGAGTGAACTCCGGCGTGCAGGTCAACACCCGGATCCAGCCCTGCACCAAATCTGCGATGAACACCTTGTCGTGATAGTCCGATCCGAACGTGGAGCCGTTGTAGACCAGCACCGACGTGATGGCCGCCCCCGTTCCGCGCGGGTAGGTGTAGATCGGGTCGATCACGTTGGCGCAGTTGCTCGTGCACATCCCTTCCGCGCCGGGCCAGCCATAGTTGCCGCCGGCGGTCACCAGGTTCAGTTCTTCCCACGACGCCTGTCCCACGTCGGCGACCAGCAGCTGGCCGCCCGGTGTGAACGTCAACCGGAACGGGTTGCGCAGGCCGTAGGCGAAGATCTGCGGTAACGCGCCAGGGCCCAGCACCGGATTGTCCGATGGCGTGCTGCCGTCCGGGTTCAATCGCAGGATCTTGCCGTGGATGCTGGTGAGGTCCTGGGCATTCGACGGTTTGGCGTTGTCGCCGACACCCCAGTAGAGCTTGCCGTCGGCGCCGAACCCGAGGGCGCCCCCATGGTGATTGACCGCCGACACATCAGTGGAGCGCAGCAACACCAGCTCCGAGTCGGGTGCAACCGAGTCGTTGACGACGGTCAGCCGGGACAGTTGGTTGAAGAGGTTGGTGGTGGTGTAGGCGACATAGAGGTAGCCGTTGGTGTTGAAGTCGGGGTCGATCTCCAGCCCGCTGATGCCACGCTCACCCAGCGTGCTGACCGCCAGGGTCGCCACCGGTTGCGGGCGCACCACGCCGTTTTCGACCCACCGGATGGCGCCGCCCTTCTCGGCGACGATGATCCGGCCGTCGTCGAGGAACCGGAAGTCCACCGGCTGATTGAGACCGCCGACGACGGTGGCGCGTTCGAATCCGATGAACACGGTCTGGCTGCTGCGGTGCCCGCTGGCGCCCAGCAGACCGAAGGTCAACAGATGGAGCAGTCCGGCCGAGCCGTGGATGTGGAAACCGCTGAGATGGTCGCTGACGGTGACGGTGAACCGGTCCTGGCCGGTGTAGGTGGGCCCCGGTGTGTAGGCAAACGTCCCGTCAGAGCTGATCTTCACGGTGCCGTGCGCCGGTCGGGTCGCGGTGAAGCGCAACCGGGTCGAGTCCGGGTCGTCGGGGTGCAGACTGCCCTGGATCACCCCGTCGACGACGGTGTTCTCGCTCGGTCGGTGCGACAGCGTCGGTGTCGTGTTGGCGAACAGCCGCTGCCACGGTGTCGGTGCGGCGGTCTGCACCGCGGCCCCGATGGCCGAGCTCTCTGCGCCGGTCGACGTGGCGCGCCGCGCCTCGGTACGGGCCACCCGGTGGGCGGTGATCGAGTCTGCGGCATCGGCCTGAGCAGCCATCTTGTCGTCGGCCGCGGTGCCGTCGTCGTCCACGGTGTCGTCGACGGCGACGGCCCGCTCGGTGCGAGACGGTGTCGGCTCGGGTCGCGACCCGGCGTCACTGTGGCGGGCGCTGCGTCTGCTCGCTGTCGACGCCGATTCCGAGCGCGCAGCCGGCCCGCGTTCGGCGCGGGACTGCGACGACGACGCAGCGGCGCCGGTGTCCCCGGTGTCAGCCGAAGCCACCGCCTGACCGGTCAGGACCGCCGCCCCGATGCCGAGTGCGAAGGCCAGCCCGCCGACGCGACCGATGTGACGCGCGTACCCGCTTGCCGACCGCTCGGCTTTCCTGGTTTCCCCCATGACGCCTCCCCGTGCTGCAGCGGTGCTGGGCAAACTGTAGGGCGGCAGCCGGGCCGCCACTGCGGTTTCGCGGTCCCGGTCAGCAAATCGTCACCGGAAGTGTGTGCACACGCCGGCGCAAAGTGTGCCCGCGCTGCCGGCCGCGAACGCGATGACCGGTGATCATGATCGCCGAGGGCGGTGTCGCCGGGCTCGCTCACTGCCGGGCGGAAGACCCGCCGACCATGTTGACCACGCGACGTCAGGAGCGCGCGGCGGCTCTGCGGTGCGCCCGTTCAACCCGCCGTTTCGGCGCTCTCAGCTAATTGCGCGTCGTATACTCGCCACGGCTCGGACAGCGGGTCGTTGGTGGGGAGGGGACCGGGATGGGCAAGCACCGCGCTCAGAAGTTGTCACGACAGAAGAAGGCGGCATCCCGACCGGCGATCGGCGTCGCCGCATTGGCGGTGGCCGGTGCCGCGGTGTTGGGCGTGACACCGACACTGGCGACCAGCCCGGACCTGATGGCCGCGCTGCACTATCTGCGGGGTACCAACATCGGCACCGTCCCGACCGACCAGGAGTTCGTCGACTTCATCGACGAGGTGCTCGTCGGTGCCGGCGCCTCCGGCCCCGAGCAGCCGTATCACAAGGTGCCCTACAACGCGGGATTCCGGCCGTTCTCCCGCGGCGGATTTCGCGACCTGACCTTCGACAAGTCGGTGGCCCAGGGCGTGGACTTGCTGACCGGACAGCACCCGGCCGCCGGTGATGTCATCTTCGGGTTCTCCCAGGGCGCGGTAGCCGCGTCGATCTACAAGGGCGACAACAGTGGCAACACCTACGTTCTGGTCGCCAACCCGGGCCGCGCCAACGGTGGTCTGCTGCAACGTTTCAAGGGCCTGAAGGTACCGCTGATCGATGTGTCGTTCGGCGGCGCGACACCGGTCAACGGGGACTTCACCATCGACGTCACCCGGCAGTACGACGGCTGGTCCGATTTCCCGGCCTATCTCTGGAATCCGGTGGCGGTGGCCAATGCGTTGCTGGGTATCGCATGGGTTCACGGTCAGACACAGTGGGAGCTGACCGCGCAGGATCTCGAAGATGCCCGCGCTGCGGGCAGCGACTACTACCAGTTCGACGCGGCCTCCAACACCGCCTACTACGTGATCCGGACCTACCCGGTGCCGTTGCTGATGCCGCTGCAGTCGTTCCTGCCGGCCTCGGCGATCGCCGCGCTGGACGCTCCGCTGCGCGCATTCATCGAAACTGCTTACGACCGAAGCGATTACAGCAAGCCGACGCGGTCCTGGATGTTCAAGCCACTGCGGCCGCGCGCCCCGGCTCCGCCGCCCGAGGCGGCGACGGTGGAAACGCCCGCGCCGCAACCGCAATCAACGCCCACGCCGGTGGCTGACGACAGTGAGGCGCCGGCCGACGATGAGGATCTCTGGTCAACCCGCCGGCAGCTGGCTGACGACACATCGGAGCCGGCCGCTGACAACGTCCGCGCGGCGAAGGTGACCTCGAAGGCCACCGAACCGCAACGGCGCAACGCAGAGGGGGAACGCCCGCAGCGCCGCAGCACCGCCGAGCAATCGCGGTCCGACCGCAGCGACGCGGCCTGAATCAGGCCACGTCACACCGAGAGCACGTGGCCCTCACGGGCCGGGATGCGGCCGTCCAGAAGCGTTGTGTAACAGTCTTCGACGGCTGCGCGGCCCTGTCCGTACACCACCGTCAGCCAGGGCGCGTCGGGTCGGGTGACCGGAGCCATGAACGCTGTCCACGCGACGGCCAACCGCTCCCGCAGGCCCGCAGTTCCCCACTCCTCGGCGCGTTTGGTGGCCTGGTCGGGCGCGAAGAACAACGCCGGCGCCGGTCCTGGCAACGCGTCGGCCGAGAAGGTGGGCCCTTCGGCATCCCAGTGGGTGACGCCGACCGCGCAGTCATAGGCCAGGTGATCAGCCAGCCGCCGGTGTACGGCCGAACGAACCGTGCTGTCGCCGCTGAAATCGACGTAAACCGAGGGTGTTTCGGGCAGCGAGCTGATCGCGTCGTAGGTGAGGACGTCGTCGTAGCAGCCCAGCGCCCGGGTAAAGTCGGTATTGGCCGGTGAGGTCAGTCCCACCACGGGCACCCGATCGCTAACGCGGCGTTGCGACAGGCAGAACGCGGTGCCGTAGGCGGTCTTGCTGGAGGCACTGGAGAGCACCACGGTGTCGGCGCCGAAATATCCGTTGTCATAGAGGAAGTCGTCGATCAGGAACGACGTGGAAAACAGCGGACGCAGCAGCGCCTGCTGTGGCTCTCGTTCGGCGACGTAGCTGGCATCGGAGGTGCACCGCTCGTAGCGCGCATACACCGCCGGCAGTGAGCGCCGGTGTTCTGCGCCGTCGGTGAAGCCTGCGGTGGAGACGTCGTCGGGATGCAGGATCACCTCATCGGCGATCGGGAAGTAGCCGTAGAAACGCTCACCGACGTCCACTCCGCCGCAGCGTGACTGTGTGACGGTGCCGAAGCCCCACGTCGGGATGGCGCCGGTGGCCGGGTCGCCGGTGGGGAAGTGCTGCCAGTAGCCCATCGCGTCCCCGAAGGTCGCATAGGTGACGTTGTTGGCGGTCAGTGCGAACAGGTCGATACCGACCCGCACCGCGCCGGGGATGAGTTCGTGCTGGGTGGTGGTCCAACGGTGCCGCCGGATGTCCTCGCGCCGGACTTCGAATAGCGTTGCCACCGCATGCAGCGTAGTCGCCGAGCTTGGGTCGGCAGAAGTACTCGCGGTAGGGTCGGCGGTTAGTCGCAACCAGATCGGAAGTTTGTTCATGGACCTTGTACTCGGCTTGTCGATGACGTCGTCATCGTTGCGCTGGGTGCTCGTCGAAGGCGCCGACCATGACGGGGCCCCGCTGGACCGGGGTTCCCTCCCGGTCGACCCGCAGCAGGGCCTCGATGCAGACGCACTGGTCAACGCGCTTTTCGAGGGTGCACTGCCGCGTCGTGTCGACGCCATCGGGCTTACCTGGACAACCGACGCCGAAGCACTGGTCAGCGCGATCTGGCAGGTGCTGACCGACCGGGGCGTCGAGAACGTGATTGCGGTGTCCGACATCGAGGCCGCCGAGGCGCTCACCCGCGGCATCGCCGACCTCTCCGGCTGCAACCGGGTGGTTGTCTGCGTGACAGAACCCGGCACCTCGGTGGTGGCGTCGGTCACACCGGAGGCCGTCACCGCGGACCGGGTCGACCCGACCGCACTGGTCGAGGTCGAGGGCCTGGATCCGGACGCGGTGTTCGTCCTCGGTTCCGGTGACGTCGCCGGGGTGGTGTCGGCGTTGCGGGACCGCGTCGAGGTCCCGGTGATCTCGGCCGACGAAGCGGAGCTGGCGCTGGCCCGAGGCGCAGCATTGGCCGCGGCGTCGGCGGTGGCGCTGCTCGACGCCGAATCCGCGCCCCGGCGGCGCAGCCTGACCCCGACGGCCGCCTTGGCCGGTGTGCTTTCGGCGGCCGTGGTGACGTTCGTGGTGTCGCTGTCGCTGGCGCTGGGCATGAACTTCACCCCAGATACCGAGCAATTGGCCCGTGCGGTGGAGCCACCGGCCCGCGAAGCCGCTCCGTCGCCGAAGCCGGCACCGGCAGCACCCGCTGAAACAGCCGAGCCGGCGCAGCCCGAACCGGCCCCGCCGGCCGAGCCTCCGCCGCCCGCGGTGGCCGAGCCGGTGGCCATCGAGATCGCCGAGCCCCCGGCCGCGCCGCCCCCTGCGCCGCAGGCCCCGCCCCCGGTGTATCAGGAGCCCCTCGCACCGCCACCGCCGGTGAACGTGCCTCCGCCGGCCCCGGCCTACGTGCCGCCCCCGCCGCCACCGAACTACCTCCCGCCGGCCCCGGCGCCTGCATATGTCCCGCCGCCTCCGCCGGTTCAGGCGGCCCCGCCGCCGCTGCCGACCGCTCCGGGGCAGCCCCGGCTGCGGGATCGGATCATCGAGCGGATTCCGGTCATCAACCGGTTCCACGAGCCGCAATACGACTACACCCCGTAGGCCTGCCTGAACCCGCCGGCCGCGCTGTTCCGGCGCTGGTTGGACACCTGACGCTTGCGCGTCACCGGCAAGCAAGGTGACCGTCTGACACTGCGCCGTGCCGGTTTCCCGCCGTACGGTGCTCAAAGGGGCACTCGGACTCTCGATCGTCCCGCTGGCTGCATTCCGCACTGATCACCCACGCGGCCCCGTTCGGGCCGACCCGTTCACGCTCGGCGTGGCATCAGGGGAACCGACCGCCGACGGGATGGTGTTGTGGACGCGCCTGGCGCCCGAGCCGCTCGCCGAGGACGGCGGACTGCCGGCGCGACCGGTCGACGTGGAGTGGGAGATCGCCGCCGACGAGCGGTTCGCGTGGATCGAACAGCGCGGCGTCGTGGCCGCGACGCCGCAGTGGGGTCACAGTGTGCACGTCGAAGTCACCGGGCTGCGGCCCGGCGCAGAGTACTTCTACCGCTTCCGGGCCCAGGGTTTCCTCTCGCCCGCCGGGCGCACCCGGACGGCGCCGCCGCCGGGTTCGCTCGCACCGATGACGATGTGCTTCGCGTCGTGCTCGAACTACGAGCAGGGCTGGTTCACCGCCTATCGCCGACTTGCCGAGGACGCCCCGGATCTGGTCCTGCACCTGGGTGACTACCACTACGAGAACGCCGCACGCGATGGTGCGATCCGCCGCCACGTGGGTGCCGAGACCGTGTCGTTGGCCAACTATCGGCAGCGCTATGCCCAGTACAAGACAGATCCCGATCTGCAGGCCGCGCACGCCGCGGCGCCGTGGCTGGTCGTCTTCGACGATCACGAGCTCGACGACAACTGGGCCGGCGAGGTGCCGGCACGGCCGCAGCCCGACTTCCTGGGACGCCGCGCTGCGGCATTACAGGCCTACTACGAGAACATGCCGTTGCGCGGCTCAGCACGTCCGCACGGTATCGCAATGGCGCTACACCGTCGCGTGGACTGGGGCGCCCTGGCGTCATTCCACATGCTTGACACCCGCCAGAACCGCACCGACCAGCCCTGTAATGATGCGTATCGCAGCGACTGCTCGCAGCGCTTCGATCCCGCCGGCTCGTTGCTCGGTGCGGCGCAGGAACAATGGCTGCTCAACGGTTTTCGACAGTCACGGGCGCGGTGGGACCTGTTGGGCCAGCAGGTCTTCTTTGCACAGATCGACCTGACGCCCGGCGCCGGGCGCGGGTTCAATCCGGATGCCTGGGACGGTTACGTCGCCGGCCGGGAACGGGTCGTGGCCGGGTTGCTGAACTCACCGGTGCGCAACGCGGTCGTGCTCACCGGCGACGTGCATTCGCATTGGGCCGCCGAGGTTCACCAGCGCACGGGCGATGTATCGTCGCCAAGTGTGGCAACGGAATTGGTGACGACGTCGATCTCCTCGGGCGGGGACGGATCGGACACCCGCGCCGACATCGAGGCGATCCTGCCCGAGAACCCGCATGTCCGATACTTCAGCAATCGACGCGGGTATGTCCGCACCCGCATCAGCGCCGACGATGTGCGAGCCGACTTCCGCGTCGTGCCTTACGTGTCGACGCCGGGAGCGCCGGTGCATACCGGCGCGACGTTCACCATCGCCGACCGTCTGCCCCGGCTGCTGTGAGTCAGGCTTTCGGAGTCAGCTTCACGGCCGCGATGCCCAGCCGGTCGACGGCCTCGGTCCATTCCTGCTGCGTCGGCACCCGGCCGTCGGCGAACTTCAGGCCCATCATGCGTTGCGCCTTCTTCGCGCCGTAGCTCGCGGTCAAGCGGTGCGCGACGTCGGTGACTGCGGCGCGGTCGGTGATCAGGACGCCCGTCATGGGCGTCGTCTGACCCTGATAGGTGACCTCGGCGTCGGCGCCGTCGCGGAAGTTGTGCTTCCACTGCGCCTCCAGCACGACGTAGAGGTCGCCGTCGAGATGGTGCGCGCTGACCGGGACCTCGAACTGCCGGCCGGACTTGCGGCCGCGGAAGCTCACGACCATCAACTCGGTGAGCCGGCCGCCCAGCGGCGTTCGCAGGACGCGCCGCAACACCGGGTTGAGCGTGCGCAGGATGACACCGGGCGGGTGCGAGATCTCGATCGCGGCCATGCTTCACCGTAGGACCCCCACCGCCCGACCGGGCACGAAACCACATCCCTGGCTCTCACATCGGCCTACGACGTGGTAAAAATGCAGCACCCAAGAACCACTGGCGGTCATGAACTGCACCGGCCTGCGCACATCGGGCAACGTGACCAAAGCCGTTTACATGCGCCCGGGCAGCACAGGGCAAACATTGACTTAGCTTCAATCGACACACCGATTGGCCGCAGCCGAGGAGAGCACCGGTGAATGCGACACCATTCGGGCACTATCGGCTCCACAAGCTGATCGGCCAGGGCGGGATGGGGGAGGTGTACCAGGCCTACGACACCAAGACCGATCGCACCGTCGCGTTGAAGGTGCTGCCGCACCACATGGCAGCAGACGAGACGTTTCAGGCGCGCTTTCGTCGTGAGTCGCAGGCCGCCGCCGGTCTCAACGACCCGCATGTCGTGCCGATCCACGGTTTCGGTGAGATCGACGGCCGGCTCTATCTGGACATGCGGCTGATCGAGGGCCGCAATCTCGGGACCATGTTGCACGACACCGAGAAGCCACTCGGGGCGGCGTTCGCGGTCACCGTGGTCGAGCAGGTCGCTCACGCGCTCGATGCCGCGCACAGCTCCGGGTTGATCCACCGCGACATCAAACCGTCGAACATCTTGATCACCGGCCGCGACTTCGTCTACCTGATCGACTTCGGGCTGGCCCGTACCGCCGGCGAACAGGGACTCACCACCGCGGGCAGCACGCTGGGCACCTTGGCCTATATGGCACCGGAACGGTTCGAGGGCGGCACGGTCGACCACCGCAGCGACATCTACGCGTTGACCTGCGTGCTCTACGAATGCCTGACGGGCGCGCGGCCGTATCCCGCCGACAGCCTGGAGCAGCAGATCGCCGGACACATGGTCACCGCGGTGCCGCGGCCCTCCGATGTCGACCCGCGTCTGGCCGCGTTCGACGCAGTGATCGCCAAGGGGATGGCCAAGCAGGCAGCCAAGCGTTACCAGTCGGCCGGGGAGCTGGCCGCCGCTGCCCGCCGGGCGCTTAATGCCCCGGTGCGCCGTGCCGGCAGCGCGTCGCGCCACGCCGCCCGCTCGGAGCGCGCGCTGCCGAAGAAGGCGCTGGCCGCCGCGGCGGCAGCGCTGGTGGTCCTGGTGGTAGCGGCAGTCGGTGTGTGGCAGTGGGCGCCGTGGGATGACGGATCACGTTCTCTCGCAACGCTGCCCGATGGCGCCGTAGATTCGGTCGCGGCGACGGTGCCCGACGACATCCGCGACACCGGTCGGTTGGTCATCGGGGTGAACGTGCCCTACGCGCCGATGGAGTTCAAAAACGCCGACGGACAGCTCGTCGGCTTCGACGTCGACCTGATGAATGCGGTCGCGCGGGTTCTGGGATTGGTACCCGACTATCGGGTCACTGCGTTCGAGACGATTCTGCCGATGGTCGTCGACGGCACCTTCAACGTGGGTATGTCCTCGATCACCGACACCCGTCAGCGCGAACGGCTCGTCGACTTCGTCACCTACCTCCAAGCCGGTACCCAGTGGGCGCGCCGACCCGGCACCTCGCTGGGGCCCGCGTCGGCGTGTGGATCGAGAGTTGGTGTGGCGCAAGGGACTTTGCAGGAAACCGACGAACTCCCCGCCAAGAGCGGTCAGTGCACCGCGGCGGGGATGGCGCCGATCGAGATGGTGGTGTTCGCCAGCCAGGATGAGGTGACTGCGGCATTGGTCGCCGGCGAGGTCGACGCGATGTCGGCCGACTCCCCGGTCACCGGCTTTGCGATCAAACTCAGTCGCGGTGCACTGGTGCCGGCCGGGGACGTGTTCGACTCCAAGCCCTACGGCTGGCCGGTGCACAAGGGTTCAGAACTCAGCGAGTCCCTGCGGTTGGCCCTGGAACACCTGATGGACAGCGGGGAGTACCGGGCCATCGCGACGATGTGGGGTGTCGAGCGCGGCATGATCGACCAGCCCGCGGTCAACGGCGCGGTCCGCTAGATCGTTTATCCCCCTCTGCAGCGGGTAAGTCCTTGGGGCCGATGCAGAAGGAGGAGCAGTTGAACAGCGAGGACAAGTCTGCCGAAACGCGCAAGAGCTTTGTCGAGTCCGTCAAGGGCAAGGCCAAGGAATGGGCGGGCGCGGTCACCGGTAACGACTCGCTCACCGCAGAAGGGCAGTTGGAGCAGAAGCAGGGCAAGCAGCGCCGCGCGGCCAGTCAGTTGGCCGCGGAGGCCGACGCCGAGGCTGCGCGGGCGCGAGCCGAGGCCGGCCAAGCCAAGGTGGAGGGTGCCGAGCAGCGCCGCCAGGCGCAGGTGGATGCCGCCGAGGCCAAGGCCGAGATCCGCAGCGAGCAGCTCGCCGACAGGCAGGCAGCCCAGCAGGCCGCCCACCGGGACGCGGCCCGCGAGCAGACCAGCTTCGAGGTTGGCGTGCAACGTCAGGCCGAACAGGAAAAGGCCCAGGAGCGGTCCGAAATTCGCTCTGCCAGCGCTGAATACGGTGAAGCGATCGACGACTACAACGACGCCGCCGAAGACGCGGCACGTATCGAAGCCCACGCTGATCGGCTGCGGAGCCGGGCGGAGAACATCGACCCCACCCCCTGATCTGCCATTACAGGAGTTGACGATGAGAATCACCGATCTACCGCTTGCCGTTCTGCGCCTGCAGTACCGGCTGGCCCGGACTCCGCTGCACCTGATCGAGCGGCAGGTGCTGTCTCGGCTGGACGCCGAGGCGCGGCAGCGGCTGTTCCTCGAACGTGCGCTCGGGGCAGTCGACGCGGCGGCCGGCAGCTTGCTGCGCGACGCTGACCTCGAGGCCGGCGGCCTAGACCGCATCGAGAAGGCCGCGGTGCTGGGCGAGGCCGCTCGACTCGACGACCTCGCCGCTGCGCAGCAGCAGCGGGCTGTGGACAATCTCGTACGACGGCGCGAGCACGCGGCCGACGCGCCCGAACAGGCCCGCGAGGAGGCCCAGCAGCACATCGCGGAAGCTCGGCATACGGCCGAGCAGCGCAAGCAGCAGGTGGCCGAGCAGGCCGCGGTGCGGGCCCAACAGGCGCAAGAGTACGTCGACGGCGAAGCCGAGCAGAGGGTCGCTGCGGTCGAGAAGGCGCGATGGAGCGCCGCGGACCGCAGCAGGGCGGTGGAAGAAGCGAAGATGTCGGCCGCGCAGGACAAGCTCGACGACGCCGCCGACAAGCGGGGTTCCGCCGGCGCGGCGCACCGCGATGCCGAGCGGCTGGACGAGCTCAGCGACGTCGAGACGGCCAAACGTCGGGCGAAGAGGCAATGACTGCCACACCCCCAGACCCTGATCCCATGAACACCCCCAGCGGGGAGCAGGGCGGAGGTGTCAGTCCGGGCGACACCCCGCCTGACTCGGCTCAGACCAAAGCGACTGCCAACGCTGACCCGACCGCGGGTCGAAACCTGAACCCGCGCAATGTCATAGGGATCATCGCCATCGTGGCCTTCGTCCTGGTGTTCGCCGCGGTGGCCGTGCTGTTGATCGTGCAGATCATCGGCGGATAACCGCCTGAGTCAAAGCCAACGTGTTTGCCAGTGGCACCACCGGGGAGTCTCTGCTCGGGCGCTGTCGGTCGCCTGGGTAGGCCGCTCGAATGACCATCAAACCCGAAATCATGGCGCACTAGGGACTTTGGTCATAACTTTGCAGGACCTTTGCCATAAGAGCAGACACTCAGGAATAAAAATTAGCCCAATTTTCATTTAGGCAAACATCACAAGATCAATATTGCGTCTCAGTGCGCTAGTGCATTGCGCCCTCTTCAGGAGGCGGTTCGCAACCCGCTCTGCCGATTAGATTGCAGT from Mycobacterium sp. SMC-4 includes:
- a CDS encoding acyltransferase translates to MEWRRAATAPVRTLNRLVEATPDSRDRVVDAARALCIVVVILWHWVLSITHRSADGSLVMPNPIHEVPGAWLATWVLQVMPLFFVVGGYANLAALERARDAGTSAWQFVGDRLRRLLYPAAAWAAVWLAFEGVAAALPGEHRWIWEWFPGYLVPLWFLGVYAAMIALVPLTSALHARAGAATLAALVVLMAAGTVLERRVDTTWAAWTTAAVVWIFCHQLGYAWRGWKLGRRPLVVRIAIAVAGLAALTAITSLADYPRSMVATVGAPESNIFPTTAAIAALALFQLGLLAVLTPPAQRVLQRPAWWRPVVAVNAVAMTVFVWHMSAYLVVVWIYEATGATLPAEPDTQWWSQRWLWLLAPAAVLAVLTAVFARVEIASRGRRS
- a CDS encoding DUF2855 family protein, which produces MATLFEVRREDIRRHRWTTTQHELIPGAVRVGIDLFALTANNVTYATFGDAMGYWQHFPTGDPATGAIPTWGFGTVTQSRCGGVDVGERFYGYFPIADEVILHPDDVSTAGFTDGAEHRRSLPAVYARYERCTSDASYVAEREPQQALLRPLFSTSFLIDDFLYDNGYFGADTVVLSSASSKTAYGTAFCLSQRRVSDRVPVVGLTSPANTDFTRALGCYDDVLTYDAISSLPETPSVYVDFSGDSTVRSAVHRRLADHLAYDCAVGVTHWDAEGPTFSADALPGPAPALFFAPDQATKRAEEWGTAGLRERLAVAWTAFMAPVTRPDAPWLTVVYGQGRAAVEDCYTTLLDGRIPAREGHVLSV
- a CDS encoding PQQ-dependent sugar dehydrogenase; the protein is MGETRKAERSASGYARHIGRVGGLAFALGIGAAVLTGQAVASADTGDTGAAASSSQSRAERGPAARSESASTASRRSARHSDAGSRPEPTPSRTERAVAVDDTVDDDGTAADDKMAAQADAADSITAHRVARTEARRATSTGAESSAIGAAVQTAAPTPWQRLFANTTPTLSHRPSENTVVDGVIQGSLHPDDPDSTRLRFTATRPAHGTVKISSDGTFAYTPGPTYTGQDRFTVTVSDHLSGFHIHGSAGLLHLLTFGLLGASGHRSSQTVFIGFERATVVGGLNQPVDFRFLDDGRIIVAEKGGAIRWVENGVVRPQPVATLAVSTLGERGISGLEIDPDFNTNGYLYVAYTTTNLFNQLSRLTVVNDSVAPDSELVLLRSTDVSAVNHHGGALGFGADGKLYWGVGDNAKPSNAQDLTSIHGKILRLNPDGSTPSDNPVLGPGALPQIFAYGLRNPFRLTFTPGGQLLVADVGQASWEELNLVTAGGNYGWPGAEGMCTSNCANVIDPIYTYPRGTGAAITSVLVYNGSTFGSDYHDKVFIADLVQGWIRVLTCTPEFTQCGDPKNFDLQAGATVVLREGPDGNIYQLVYGPGALVRISPVGESVAL
- a CDS encoding PE-PPE domain-containing protein, translating into MGKHRAQKLSRQKKAASRPAIGVAALAVAGAAVLGVTPTLATSPDLMAALHYLRGTNIGTVPTDQEFVDFIDEVLVGAGASGPEQPYHKVPYNAGFRPFSRGGFRDLTFDKSVAQGVDLLTGQHPAAGDVIFGFSQGAVAASIYKGDNSGNTYVLVANPGRANGGLLQRFKGLKVPLIDVSFGGATPVNGDFTIDVTRQYDGWSDFPAYLWNPVAVANALLGIAWVHGQTQWELTAQDLEDARAAGSDYYQFDAASNTAYYVIRTYPVPLLMPLQSFLPASAIAALDAPLRAFIETAYDRSDYSKPTRSWMFKPLRPRAPAPPPEAATVETPAPQPQSTPTPVADDSEAPADDEDLWSTRRQLADDTSEPAADNVRAAKVTSKATEPQRRNAEGERPQRRSTAEQSRSDRSDAA
- a CDS encoding alkaline phosphatase → MPVSRRTVLKGALGLSIVPLAAFRTDHPRGPVRADPFTLGVASGEPTADGMVLWTRLAPEPLAEDGGLPARPVDVEWEIAADERFAWIEQRGVVAATPQWGHSVHVEVTGLRPGAEYFYRFRAQGFLSPAGRTRTAPPPGSLAPMTMCFASCSNYEQGWFTAYRRLAEDAPDLVLHLGDYHYENAARDGAIRRHVGAETVSLANYRQRYAQYKTDPDLQAAHAAAPWLVVFDDHELDDNWAGEVPARPQPDFLGRRAAALQAYYENMPLRGSARPHGIAMALHRRVDWGALASFHMLDTRQNRTDQPCNDAYRSDCSQRFDPAGSLLGAAQEQWLLNGFRQSRARWDLLGQQVFFAQIDLTPGAGRGFNPDAWDGYVAGRERVVAGLLNSPVRNAVVLTGDVHSHWAAEVHQRTGDVSSPSVATELVTTSISSGGDGSDTRADIEAILPENPHVRYFSNRRGYVRTRISADDVRADFRVVPYVSTPGAPVHTGATFTIADRLPRLL